In one window of Microplitis demolitor isolate Queensland-Clemson2020A chromosome 4, iyMicDemo2.1a, whole genome shotgun sequence DNA:
- the LOC103574656 gene encoding putative gustatory receptor 28b isoform X2, producing the protein MEPTYFVNRETKKSNNQENSVYYRCFMFIQHIIFKISGISPWTMDTSVIFRNNKDLENNNFNCSFSYSGSCYNIILSAIIIILTYYDISYSSSTKIDSDNMLESITAKVEYTSLLSASLIPLIYVFRQKLLINVNNMFKIVDNNLNNCADYNTENSYTNYFVFIVNVIVTSGILILRIIASESLTMLFIRSFAYFISSWVTIQYVLLLNMIYKRFKAINSTLLKLGTNRSVISRSHELVIDDIDKIKFAYLKLSDMCEDTESFYGLSILISIFILAVKSIFMLYHIILIALRIHSIDEKMYIFVIFLLRNVYLYMVLTTNVTQIIKQNKETSKIINLLRDRYSMDERIEKKLTKFSVNLLHLTVEFTACDIIPLDRTLLAIITGTTATYLIIVVQFYINDL; encoded by the exons ATGGAGCCGACATATTTTGTCAATCGGgaaaccaaaaaaagtaataatcaaGAAAATTCAGTGTACTATAGATGTTTTATGTTCATTCAACacattatattcaaaatttctggAATATCGCCCTGGACTATGGACACTTCTGTAATATTCCGTAATAATAAAGAtcttgaaaacaataatttcaacTGTAGTTTTTCATATTCTGGATCTTGttacaatattatattatctgcaataattattattttgacttATTATGATATTTCATATAGTTCATCAACGAAAATTGATTCTGACAATATGTTAGAGTCGATAACAGCAAAAGTTGAGTATACTTCCTTACTATCCGCGAGTTTAATACCACTAATCTATGTTTTtcgtcaaaaattattaataaatgttaacaATATGTTCaaaattgttgataataatCTGAATAATTGTGCGGATTATAACACAGAAAATAGTTacacaaattattttgtatttattgttaatgttATTGTAACGAGCGGAATACTAATATTACGAATAATAGCATCTGAATCACTGACAATGCTGTTCATCAGAAGTTTCGCTTACTTTATCAGCAGTTGGGTGACAATACAATACGTATTGCTGCTAAATATGATATACAAACGATTCAAAGCTATCAATTCGACACTCTTGAAATTGGGTACCAATAGAAGCGTAATATCACGTTCACATGAATTAGTTATTGATGatatcgataaaattaaatttgcatatttaaaattatctgacATGTGCGAAGATACGGAAAGTTTTTACGGACTGTCTATTttgatatcaatttttattttagctgtcaaaagtatatttatgttGTATCATATTATTCTGATAGCTCTTCGGATTCATTCAATTGATgagaaaatgtatatatttgtgatatttttgttacgcaatgtatatttatatatggtaTTGACTACCAATGTTacacaaataattaaacag aacaaAGAGACGTCAAAAATCATAAACTTGCTTAGAGATCGATATTCGATGGATGAAAgaatcgaaaaaaaa TTGACGAAATTTTCGGTAAATCTCTTGCATCTGACAGTCGAATTCACCGCCTGTGATATTATACCACTGGACCGAACTCTTCTGGCAATC ATCACTGGAACAACTGCGACCTATCTCATTATCGTCgtacaattttatataaatgatctctaa
- the LOC103574656 gene encoding uncharacterized protein LOC103574656 isoform X1 produces MRYTNFFEILNLNKNNSICCRLFVFIQWSFFKLLGLSPWTSDTSGIFRNKNRNNTCRISYAGICYNIIFFLFNITFAPYGLFYELSNKTYQGSNSTIMLVKMLFIALLCTSLIPFIYIIRQKTMIKVINKLKNVDEILNKCSDYKLKNDCVNTILFAVNLFMTINFIIVYDLVYYPAITIFFGNIPSVLSSGVMIQYAMQLNRIDKRFESINMAICKLGYSKLGGQVQVSSVAQLLSRESILYDIENFKYAYVKLCRICDDMADFYGVPILIAIVCCGFRSVMTLNRIIFKFTQLEAIDIVLPVPVSRMVCLIFLFTVITSSVSAITKQNRKLAKILIRLTDEYTMDENIEKKLDYFSSDLWPLKLELTACDIIPLDRSLLATITGTIAIYLVIGVQFSIDTHSH; encoded by the exons ATGCGTTACacaaacttttttgaaatattaaatttaaataaaaataattccatatgCTGTCGCCTTTTTGTGTTTATTCaatggagtttttttaaactactAGGACTATCGCCCTGGACGTCAGATACTTCAGGAATTTtccgaaataaaaatagaaataacaCATGTAGAATCTCATACGCCGGAATTTgttacaatattatattttttttattcaacattacATTTGCGCCTTACGGATTATTTTATGAACTATCAAATAAAACTTATCAAGGCTCGAATTCAACCATAATGCTAGTAAAAATGCTGTTCATAGCGTTGCTGTGTACAAGTTTGATTCcctttatatatatcatcAGGCAGAAAACCATGATAAAAgtcatcaataaattaaaaaatgtggaCGAAATTTTGAACAAGTGTTCAGATTATAAACTGAAAAATGACTGCGTCAACACTATATTATTTGctgtcaatttatttatgaccATTAACTTCATAATAGTGTACGACCTAGTATACTATCCCGCGATAAcgatattttttggtaatATTCCTAGTGTATTAAGCAGTGGGGTGATGATACAATACGCGATGCAACTCAATAGGATCGACAAGAGATTTGAGAGCATTAACATGGCCATTTGCAAACTGGGCTACTCGAAATTAGGCGGTCAAGTTCAAGTATCATCTGTTGCACAATTACTTTCACGTGAATCTATTCTCTAcgatattgaaaatttcaaatatgcTTACGTCAAATTGTGTAGAATATGTGACGATATGGCTGACTTTTATGGGGTGCCTATTTTGATTGCCATTGTTTGCTGCGGATTTAGAAGTGTTATGACTCTTAACCGcattattttcaagtttacTCAATTGGAAGCAATAGATATTGTATTGCCCGTACCCGTTTCTCGGATGGTAtgcctaatttttttattcacggTGATAACATCTAGTGTCAGTGCTATTACGAAACAG AATAGAAAATtggcaaaaatattaatcaggCTTACGGACGAATATACCATGGATgagaatattgaaaaaaaa ttgGACTATTTCTCAAGTGATCTCTGGCCTTTGAAACTCGAACTGACGGCATGTGATATTATACCTCTAGATCGTTCTCTCTTGGCCACA ATTACCGGCACAATTGCAATTTATCTCGTTATTGGTGTGCAATTTTCTATTGATACGCATTCTCATTAA